Proteins encoded together in one Chitinophaga sp. LS1 window:
- a CDS encoding SusD/RagB family nutrient-binding outer membrane lipoprotein has translation MKKVLIFLALPLLFMAESCSKFTEGYGESPNNPTVATPPLILSAAELGLYSTYTGTLSRISATLTQQTGGVSNQMLEIDEYQLLNTANTNDWNNLYNNVVQPANDLIENYGATNEQYAAVMKIMKAMALGVATDIWGDVPATEAGLGNITGNTTPKFDTQEDVYAYLQTLLSEAITTLNATDGTNNYTMGSDDFIFGGDLTKWVNTAHILQARFANRLSKGDATGSATTALGYLSSVTDAGDAMAVYGTVTAEQNQWYAFNTDRANYIKMGKFLVDMLQADSDPRLPYYADTTAAGIYEGAAPSSENTTASNVGSYIAGAGSPIPLVTYSEALFIKADASFRLGNLGDAATYYNQAVIKAVTQVTGSAPDATYIAAHASATAATITEEQIATQKYIALFTQIETWAEWRRTGYPTLTPNADNVTGTNAIPRRLPTENNELLYNKANAVNHDDIFEAVWWDAL, from the coding sequence ATGAAAAAAGTCTTAATATTCTTAGCATTACCGCTGTTATTCATGGCGGAAAGCTGCTCAAAGTTCACAGAAGGTTATGGTGAAAGCCCTAATAACCCAACAGTTGCAACTCCGCCGCTGATCCTGTCAGCAGCAGAACTGGGCCTTTACAGCACCTACACAGGTACCCTGTCAAGAATCTCTGCTACCCTGACTCAACAAACTGGTGGTGTATCTAACCAGATGCTGGAAATCGATGAGTACCAGCTGCTGAATACTGCTAATACAAACGACTGGAACAACCTATATAATAATGTTGTTCAGCCCGCAAATGACCTGATCGAAAATTACGGCGCTACCAACGAACAGTATGCTGCTGTAATGAAAATCATGAAGGCAATGGCACTGGGTGTCGCTACTGATATATGGGGAGATGTACCTGCTACCGAAGCTGGTTTGGGTAATATTACCGGTAACACTACTCCTAAATTCGATACACAGGAAGATGTCTATGCTTACCTTCAGACGCTGCTGAGCGAAGCAATCACTACCCTGAATGCTACCGATGGTACTAACAACTACACAATGGGTTCTGACGACTTCATCTTCGGAGGCGATCTGACTAAATGGGTAAATACTGCGCACATCCTGCAGGCTCGTTTCGCTAACCGTTTGAGCAAAGGTGATGCTACTGGTTCTGCAACTACTGCACTGGGTTACCTTTCAAGCGTAACTGATGCTGGTGATGCCATGGCTGTTTATGGAACTGTTACCGCTGAACAAAACCAGTGGTATGCATTCAATACAGATAGAGCGAACTATATCAAAATGGGTAAATTCCTGGTTGATATGTTGCAAGCTGACAGCGATCCTCGCTTGCCTTACTATGCAGATACAACAGCCGCTGGTATTTATGAAGGTGCTGCTCCTTCTTCCGAAAATACCACAGCTTCCAACGTAGGTTCTTACATCGCTGGTGCTGGTTCACCAATTCCTTTGGTGACTTACTCCGAAGCCCTGTTCATCAAGGCTGATGCTAGCTTCCGTCTGGGTAACCTGGGCGATGCTGCTACCTACTACAACCAGGCTGTGATCAAGGCTGTAACCCAGGTGACTGGTTCCGCTCCTGATGCTACTTACATCGCTGCTCACGCTTCTGCTACAGCTGCGACCATCACAGAAGAACAAATTGCCACCCAGAAATATATCGCACTGTTCACACAGATCGAAACATGGGCTGAATGGCGCAGAACTGGTTACCCAACGCTGACTCCAAACGCAGACAACGTAACCGGTACTAACGCAATTCCAAGAAGACTGCCTACTGAAAATAACGAACTGCTTTACAACAAAGCAAACGCTGTCAACCATGATGACATCTTCGAGGCAGTATGGTGGGATGCATTGTAA
- a CDS encoding SusC/RagA family TonB-linked outer membrane protein — translation MKTSVLLWLLLAISVVSTHAQTRTVKGKVTDARDGQPIPLATIRIAGTNKGTTTDQQGNFSISLEPGQSLQVSSVGYSSVTVAMTGQTNVSVTLGTDQNVLSEYIATGYTNTNRRTRTSAVGEVTAEDLENKNYVDINQALQGQTPGVFVGGNSGMPGAIQTVRIRGIGSISAGSSPLYVMDGVIIDGRDLNAAGSLGVQSNDLLANLNPNDVETITVLKDASATALYGSRGANGVIVITTKKGKSGVSTIGINAQYGKTEMTRGHAELMTPAEALHYDRDLLAINGTSQADIDAQFPMSLLDNAFDWGKAGWRRGTNHVLGVTSSGGTEKAKYYASGGYEKVDGPMIGTGMKRYSVMSNVTSKVNNQIDLALNLNLSYTDYNSAGGGNFYSSPILGAFFVSPFQSPYKPDGSMYTGNETEFKAVSKNNFLYSYSRNSNKLNNFRGLGGLTVSYTFTDWLKISEKVNMDLVYGYAHLFTDPTTHDGYNSAEPLKSGDIFDQLVRNTTLTNQLSASGSIPLAKDHSLNYIAVMEYDRFNNISFGAEGIGLVSGNLKVLDVTSTPQDVNGNGTDYTFVSYLGQLNYNYKGRYTLNATYRNDGSSRFGVNKRFGNFYSVGASWILIDEPFMQSQKILSDLRLRGSYGLTGNADFDNFVATALYAYNTSYNGAPGNAPSTIGNKDLTWEKNKSSDIGLEAAVLNNRLKLTFDVYKRITNGLLMNTPVSSTSGFTQQQANVGRVQNKGIEAMLTSTNIKFNGFEWQTELNFSMNRNKILELYGGQDITGSISIQRVGYHVTSWYMARWAGVDPENGNPLWYTIDNKTTSSLNAANKVVAGNAEPRYIGSLTNRFSYKGIGLSFMFYGLTGNKVLNQTRAVSDADGVYFGYNYSKQQGQNYWRQPGDIAERPKPKKGGNNSASSVTSNRFLEDGKFLRLKDVTLSYNLPARWLKHAKITKAYVFATGTNLITWTGYTGWDPEQDITANETFRYPPSKTVSLGLNVNF, via the coding sequence ATGAAAACATCTGTACTCCTATGGCTATTACTAGCCATCAGCGTGGTGTCCACGCATGCCCAAACCCGTACCGTCAAAGGAAAAGTAACCGATGCCCGCGATGGTCAACCTATCCCACTTGCCACCATCAGAATAGCAGGAACAAATAAAGGAACTACCACCGATCAGCAAGGTAATTTCTCTATCAGTCTGGAGCCTGGCCAATCTCTTCAGGTATCGTCTGTCGGCTATTCATCCGTTACTGTCGCAATGACCGGTCAGACAAATGTATCTGTAACCCTGGGGACGGACCAAAACGTATTGAGCGAATACATCGCTACTGGTTACACAAATACCAACAGAAGAACCCGAACCAGCGCTGTTGGTGAAGTCACTGCCGAAGACCTTGAGAACAAAAACTACGTTGATATTAATCAGGCATTACAGGGCCAAACGCCAGGTGTTTTCGTTGGCGGCAACTCAGGTATGCCCGGCGCTATTCAAACTGTCAGAATCAGGGGAATAGGCTCTATTAGCGCCGGTTCCTCTCCACTCTATGTTATGGATGGTGTGATCATCGATGGTAGAGACCTGAATGCCGCAGGTTCACTGGGAGTTCAAAGCAATGACCTGCTGGCAAATCTGAACCCCAATGATGTGGAAACTATCACCGTGCTGAAAGACGCATCCGCTACTGCCCTCTATGGGTCCAGAGGCGCTAACGGCGTCATTGTGATTACCACCAAAAAAGGTAAATCCGGTGTTTCTACAATCGGCATCAATGCACAATATGGTAAAACAGAAATGACCAGAGGCCACGCTGAATTAATGACACCTGCCGAAGCCCTGCACTACGACAGAGATCTGCTGGCCATCAATGGCACATCTCAGGCAGATATTGATGCACAGTTTCCCATGTCGCTACTCGACAACGCCTTTGACTGGGGCAAAGCCGGCTGGCGAAGAGGTACTAACCATGTACTCGGTGTTACCAGTTCCGGTGGTACCGAAAAAGCGAAATACTACGCCTCCGGCGGATATGAAAAGGTTGATGGTCCAATGATCGGCACAGGTATGAAACGCTATTCTGTAATGTCCAACGTGACTTCCAAAGTGAATAACCAGATCGACCTGGCACTCAACCTGAACCTGTCCTATACTGACTATAATTCTGCAGGTGGAGGAAATTTCTATTCCAGCCCTATTTTAGGCGCTTTTTTCGTCTCTCCCTTCCAGAGTCCTTACAAGCCAGACGGAAGTATGTATACGGGCAACGAAACGGAGTTTAAAGCGGTTTCCAAGAATAACTTCCTCTACTCCTATTCCCGCAACTCAAATAAGCTGAATAATTTCAGAGGTCTGGGTGGCCTGACAGTATCTTATACATTTACTGACTGGCTAAAGATCTCCGAAAAGGTAAATATGGACCTGGTATATGGATATGCACATCTGTTCACTGATCCTACTACCCACGATGGTTATAACAGTGCAGAACCCCTGAAGAGTGGTGATATCTTCGACCAGTTAGTGCGCAATACAACGTTGACCAATCAGCTCTCTGCCTCGGGTAGCATTCCGCTTGCAAAAGATCATTCCCTCAACTATATCGCGGTGATGGAATACGATCGCTTTAACAACATCAGCTTTGGTGCAGAAGGTATCGGTCTTGTATCCGGTAACCTGAAAGTACTGGATGTGACCTCTACACCTCAGGATGTGAATGGTAACGGTACTGACTATACATTTGTGTCTTACTTAGGACAACTCAACTATAATTACAAAGGTCGTTATACACTCAATGCCACCTATCGTAATGATGGCTCTTCCCGTTTTGGCGTAAACAAACGCTTTGGTAATTTCTACTCTGTCGGCGCTTCCTGGATACTGATAGATGAACCTTTCATGCAATCGCAGAAAATCTTGTCCGATCTGCGTTTGCGAGGTAGTTATGGGCTCACCGGTAATGCCGACTTTGACAACTTTGTCGCTACTGCATTGTATGCATATAATACATCTTACAATGGTGCACCTGGCAATGCACCAAGCACCATTGGCAACAAAGACCTGACCTGGGAAAAGAATAAATCATCTGACATCGGCCTGGAAGCAGCTGTGCTGAATAACAGACTCAAACTGACGTTCGATGTATACAAGCGTATCACAAATGGTTTGTTGATGAATACACCTGTATCGAGTACCAGTGGCTTCACACAGCAACAGGCGAATGTGGGCAGGGTACAGAACAAAGGAATTGAAGCTATGCTGACCAGCACGAATATAAAATTCAATGGATTTGAGTGGCAGACAGAACTCAACTTCTCTATGAACAGAAATAAGATCCTTGAATTGTATGGCGGACAGGATATCACAGGTTCTATTTCAATACAGCGTGTCGGTTATCATGTAACCAGTTGGTACATGGCCAGGTGGGCAGGTGTTGATCCTGAAAATGGAAACCCATTATGGTACACTATCGATAACAAAACAACCAGTAGCCTGAATGCTGCAAACAAAGTAGTGGCGGGCAATGCAGAACCAAGATATATAGGTTCACTGACTAACAGATTCTCCTATAAAGGTATTGGATTATCATTTATGTTTTACGGTCTGACAGGCAATAAAGTGCTGAACCAGACAAGGGCAGTATCAGATGCAGATGGTGTATACTTTGGTTACAATTATAGCAAACAACAAGGACAAAATTACTGGCGTCAACCGGGTGATATTGCAGAACGACCTAAGCCTAAAAAAGGAGGTAATAACTCTGCAAGTTCCGTTACTTCCAACAGGTTTTTAGAAGACGGTAAGTTCCTTCGACTCAAGGATGTAACGCTCTCTTATAATCTGCCTGCAAGATGGTTAAAACATGCAAAAATTACAAAGGCATATGTATTTGCAACAGGTACCAATTTAATTACATGGACAGGCTATACCGGCTGGGATCCGGAGCAGGATATTACTGCCAATGAAACGTTCAGATATCCTCCTTCAAAGACCGTAAGTCTGGGTTTAAATGTAAACTTCTAA